The Thiogranum longum genome includes a region encoding these proteins:
- a CDS encoding DUF2157 domain-containing protein: MEPGSKAQAQQRADQIRSFQAELSRLEAEGVVRLSTDQQGAISRYHGALLADFSQAFDIDRNRQAMQLSLGMRIASFLGALALAASVFFLFYQFWGGFGSTTQVSILVLASLASFSATGLITRVDESGYFVKLAAMVAFACFVLNVFMLGQIFNITPSDNALLVWAAFALLLAYALDVRLLLAAGIFCLIGYLSARTGTWGGGYWLHFGERPENFLPAGLLLFFFPALVDHRRLSGFGPIYRVFGLLTVLLPVLILANWGDGSYLVAGRDLIEAGYQVAGFVISALAIWYGIRRHHPEVTNTGNVFFVIFLYTKFFDWWWESMPKYLFFLIIGLTAMLFLVIFKRLRGSANVEDGEVTHG; the protein is encoded by the coding sequence ATGGAACCAGGCTCCAAAGCACAGGCCCAACAACGTGCGGACCAGATCAGGTCATTCCAGGCGGAGCTTTCCCGGTTGGAAGCCGAGGGTGTAGTGCGACTCAGTACCGATCAGCAGGGTGCCATTAGCCGCTACCACGGCGCGCTGCTTGCCGACTTCTCGCAAGCCTTTGACATCGATCGTAACCGGCAGGCCATGCAACTCTCGCTGGGCATGCGTATCGCGTCGTTCCTGGGCGCGCTGGCGCTGGCGGCCAGTGTGTTTTTCCTCTTTTACCAGTTCTGGGGCGGCTTTGGCAGCACGACACAGGTCAGTATCCTGGTACTGGCATCGCTTGCCAGTTTCAGCGCCACAGGTCTGATCACCAGAGTCGACGAAAGTGGCTATTTTGTAAAGCTGGCCGCCATGGTCGCCTTTGCCTGTTTTGTGCTAAATGTCTTTATGCTCGGGCAGATCTTCAACATCACACCCTCCGACAACGCGCTGCTGGTGTGGGCGGCATTCGCTCTGTTGCTGGCTTATGCGCTGGATGTGCGGCTGTTGCTGGCCGCCGGTATTTTCTGCCTGATCGGTTATCTATCCGCCCGAACCGGCACCTGGGGTGGTGGCTACTGGTTACACTTCGGCGAGCGCCCGGAGAATTTCCTGCCGGCCGGACTATTGCTGTTTTTCTTTCCCGCCCTGGTGGATCATCGGAGGCTGTCAGGTTTTGGTCCCATATACCGGGTGTTCGGCCTGCTCACCGTGTTGTTGCCCGTGTTGATCCTGGCCAACTGGGGCGATGGAAGTTACCTGGTTGCCGGTCGCGATCTGATCGAAGCTGGTTACCAGGTGGCCGGGTTTGTCATCAGTGCACTGGCCATCTGGTATGGCATCCGTCGCCACCATCCCGAAGTGACCAACACCGGCAATGTGTTCTTTGTCATCTTCCTCTATACCAAGTTCTTTGACTGGTGGTGGGAGAGCATGCCGAAATACCTGTTCTTTCTCATCATCGGTCTGACAGCAATGCTGTTCCTGGTGATCTTCAAGCGGCTACGTGGCAGCGCGAATGTAGAAGATGGCGAGGTAACCCACGGATGA
- a CDS encoding DUF4824 family protein, protein MTWKNRHTWIAGLGIIILTNALALAGLAYNRSGEPDARVMLSERELKLPYYWGRKRENSGLALTLNWRMNSASDNKSYYSSRYSPAPWLNQAKLALLGFPVEEATGHAENRRRLNHSLPREAFLVLEFNGPAYQAELTRQQMLSKQQQALADRNPGNQKLAKAAKDSQERLQHEQYKASRLFVIDVGLDAQVLRQHYPDSARYIVQRGSIRARVNKQDDQQWVVQGFVSEIAITRVNIPLQYRSAFEPFMIDDAGKQARDPNYQVTLAYGQRLEPWVVRVESGK, encoded by the coding sequence ATGACCTGGAAAAACCGGCATACCTGGATCGCCGGACTCGGCATTATCATCCTGACTAACGCACTGGCATTGGCCGGTCTTGCCTACAATCGTTCCGGGGAACCGGATGCCCGCGTCATGCTCAGTGAACGGGAGCTGAAGTTACCCTATTACTGGGGGCGCAAGCGTGAAAACAGTGGTCTGGCACTGACACTCAACTGGCGAATGAATAGTGCCAGTGACAATAAATCTTACTACTCCTCCCGTTACTCCCCGGCGCCGTGGTTGAATCAGGCAAAACTGGCCTTGCTGGGTTTTCCGGTAGAGGAGGCCACTGGCCACGCAGAGAACCGGCGTCGTCTGAACCACAGCCTGCCACGGGAGGCCTTCCTGGTGCTGGAATTCAACGGCCCGGCCTACCAGGCTGAACTCACACGCCAGCAGATGTTATCGAAACAACAGCAGGCACTGGCCGATCGCAACCCGGGTAACCAAAAATTGGCCAAAGCGGCCAAAGACAGCCAGGAGCGTCTGCAGCACGAACAGTACAAAGCCTCACGTCTGTTTGTCATCGACGTAGGGCTGGATGCCCAGGTGCTGCGCCAGCACTACCCCGATAGCGCTCGCTATATCGTGCAGCGCGGATCCATACGCGCCCGAGTCAACAAGCAGGATGATCAACAATGGGTGGTGCAGGGCTTTGTGAGTGAGATCGCCATCACCCGGGTCAACATACCACTGCAATATCGTAGTGCCTTCGAGCCATTCATGATCGATGATGCGGGTAAGCAAGCGCGTGATCCGAACTACCAGGTAACGCTGGCGTATGGGCAGCGGCTGGAGCCGTGGGTTGTGAGGGTGGAGTCTGGTAAATAG